In Ficedula albicollis isolate OC2 chromosome 19, FicAlb1.5, whole genome shotgun sequence, one DNA window encodes the following:
- the LOC107604067 gene encoding uncharacterized protein LOC107604067 has protein sequence MGAGGGGSRLMVTHRDTEAGRGWHGGGGSQRHARRTGLYLPRRLHCKGQHAPCEQRQGLETTARQPRGRGRPPATAHRTSHAGPLPRHRCSDKPWGSLPFEPPRTMGTAGSSSALPQSTGSHFWIQPTAKEIAALVKPSWLWALPVSTRHGGGFSSSSTDLGVGCSPEQDAARLPPPAESGVPPIGGSHGEALEVPEHPAVVAAVEPCCPLVP, from the exons atgggCGCCGGGGGCGGTGGGAGCAGGTTAATggtgacacacagggacacggaAGCAGGGCGAGGGTGGCACGGGGGAGGGGGAAGCCAGAGACACGCGCGGAGAACGGGACTTTACCTTCCTCGGCGTCTGCATTGCAAAGGGCAGCATGCACCATGCGAACAGAGACAGGGGTTAGAAACAACGGCACGGCAAC CGCGGGGACGGGGACGCCCTCCTGCCACCGCGCACCGCACAAGCCACGCCGGCCCCCTCCCCAGGCATCGCTGCAGTGACAAACCGTGGGGGTCCCTTCCCTTTGAGCCCCCCCGCACCATGGGCACcgctgggagcagctcagctctgccccagagcacagggagccaCTTTTGGATCCAGCCCACGGCCAAGGAAATTGCGGCGCTGGTGAAAcccagctggctctgggcactCCCAGTGTCCACGAGGCACGGGGGaggcttcagcagcagcagcacagacctggGGGTGGGATGTTCCCCCGAGCAGGATGCAGCAAGGCTCCCCCCACCAGCAGAATCTGGGGTTCCCCCCATAGGAGGCTCCCATGGAGAGGCTCTGGAGGTGCCTGAGCATCctgctgtggtggctgcagtggagccctgctgccctctaGTGCCTTGA
- the CRYBA1 gene encoding LOW QUALITY PROTEIN: beta-crystallin A3 (The sequence of the model RefSeq protein was modified relative to this genomic sequence to represent the inferred CDS: deleted 1 base in 1 codon), whose protein sequence is MGEAAVPPELDTDPAAKMAQTNPLPVPMGPWKITVYDQENFQGKRMEFTSACPNIMECGFDNIRSLKVECGAWVGYEHTGFCGQQFILERGEYPRWDAWSGSNAYHIERLMSFRPVCSANHKESKITVFEKDNFIGRQWEIADDYPSLQAMGWANNEVGSMKIQCGAWVCYQYPGYRGYQYVLEFDHHGGDYKHWREWGSHAQTSQIQSIRRVQQ, encoded by the exons ATGGGCGAAGCAGCAGTA CCGCCTGAGCTAG acACCGATCCAGCAGCAAAGATGGCTCAGACAAACCCTCTGCCTGTTCCCATGGGCCCGTGGAAG ATCACCGTGTACGACCAAGAAAACTTCCAGGGCAAGAGGATGGAGTTCACTTCGGCCTGTCCGAACATCATGGAATGTGGCTTCGACAACATCCGCTCCCTGAAGGTGGAATGCGGCGC CTGGGTGGGTTATGAGCACACCGGCTTCTGCGGGCAGCAGTTCATCCTGGAGAGGGGAGAGTACCCGCGCTGGGACGCCTGGAGCGGCAGCAACGCCTACCACATCGAGCGCCTGATGTCCTTCCGCCCCGTCTGCTCCGCT AATCACAAGGAATCCAAGATCACCGTTTTCGAGAAAGACAACTTCATCGGGCGCCAGTGGGAGATTGCTGATGACTACCCCTCGCTGCAGGCCATGGGCTGGGCCAACAACGAAGTGGGCTCCATGAAGATCCAGTGTGGCGC ctggGTGTGCTACCAGTATCCCGGGTACCGTGGCTACCAGTACGTCCTGGAGTTTGACCACCACGGTGGAGACTACAAGCACTGGAGAGAGTGGGGTTCGCACGCCCAGACCTCCCAGATCCAATCCATCAGGCGTGTCCAGCAGTAG